A portion of the Algisphaera agarilytica genome contains these proteins:
- a CDS encoding DegT/DnrJ/EryC1/StrS family aminotransferase, translating to MTTEPEKKYLVSDCDLGEEEAQAVAEVVRSKWLSVGPRTADFEAAFSSHMQGSLPEAPHAVGVANCTAALHLALLAVGVEAGDEVLVPSYTFVASANAILYCGATPVFVEINGPGDLNLDVDDLERKITPKTKAVVAVHMSGFPVDMDRLMPLAEKHGIKVIEDACHGIGASYHGAEGSAYRGQKLGTIGHAGCFSFFANKNLVTGEGGMVVTRDEDVAKFVRLGRSHGMTKTSWDKASGRAHGYDVVQLGFNYRGTELTAALGLIQLRKLDANNAQRKARVARYRQKLAEQDALPLTLPFADRLDDSAHHVFPVVLDDAAAVVPLREALTEMGVQTTHHYPPLHTFSHYRNIVGEVSLPITEDVSAREVTLPLHPLMTDEDVDEIVERLVKAFQRIGQVTR from the coding sequence ATGACCACCGAACCCGAAAAGAAGTATCTCGTTTCCGACTGCGACCTCGGCGAAGAGGAAGCCCAGGCCGTCGCCGAGGTCGTCCGCAGCAAGTGGCTGAGTGTCGGCCCGCGCACGGCCGACTTCGAGGCCGCGTTCTCGTCACATATGCAGGGCAGCCTGCCCGAAGCCCCGCACGCTGTGGGCGTAGCCAACTGCACCGCGGCGTTGCACCTGGCCCTGCTCGCTGTCGGTGTCGAAGCGGGCGACGAGGTCCTGGTGCCCAGCTACACCTTCGTCGCCAGCGCCAACGCGATCCTGTATTGCGGGGCCACGCCCGTGTTCGTGGAGATCAACGGGCCGGGCGACCTGAACCTCGACGTCGACGACCTCGAGCGCAAGATCACCCCCAAGACCAAGGCTGTCGTCGCGGTGCACATGTCCGGATTCCCGGTCGACATGGACCGCCTGATGCCGCTCGCCGAGAAGCACGGTATCAAGGTCATCGAAGACGCCTGCCACGGCATCGGCGCCAGCTATCACGGTGCCGAGGGCTCGGCCTACCGCGGTCAGAAGCTCGGCACGATCGGCCACGCAGGCTGCTTCAGCTTCTTCGCCAACAAGAACCTGGTCACCGGCGAAGGCGGCATGGTCGTCACCCGCGACGAAGATGTCGCCAAGTTCGTCCGCCTCGGCCGATCCCACGGCATGACCAAGACCTCGTGGGACAAGGCCTCGGGTCGGGCCCACGGCTACGACGTCGTGCAACTGGGCTTCAACTACCGCGGCACCGAACTCACCGCGGCGCTGGGCCTGATCCAGCTGCGAAAGCTCGACGCCAACAACGCCCAGCGCAAGGCACGCGTGGCCCGCTACCGGCAAAAGCTGGCGGAGCAGGACGCGTTGCCCCTGACCCTGCCCTTTGCGGATCGGCTGGACGACAGCGCCCACCACGTCTTCCCTGTGGTGCTGGACGACGCCGCGGCCGTGGTGCCCCTGCGAGAAGCCCTGACCGAGATGGGCGTGCAGACCACGCACCACTACCCGCCGCTGCACACCTTCAGCCACTACCGAAACATCGTCGGCGAGGTCTCGTTGCCCATCACCGAAGACGTCTCGGCCCGGGAAGTCACCCTGCCGCTACACCCGCTGATGACGGATGAGGATGTAGACGAGATCGTGGAACGGTTAGTCAAAGCGTTTCAAAGAATCGGGCAAGTAACCCGTTAA
- a CDS encoding NAD-dependent epimerase/dehydratase family protein, whose product MKVLVLGGAGYVGSAVVREMLNHGHEVTCFDMMMFGAESMMPWLGRPDFKLVKGDIRNAEEVDAATAGHNAVILLASIVGEPACNRDPDNTRATNVGGAENALAAAKKHGVKHFIFASTCSNYGVADTDVPVAEDGRLNPISVYSETKVETEQLTLAAASDTLIPTVLRLSTAFGVSARMRFDLLVSDFTLAGHKDGKVVIFGEQFWRPFVHINDIAKCMRMVLAAPREAVDGEVFNVGANHNNTQKQTLGESVAKHLPGTEIEFVTKNEDPRSYRVEFAKVKDKIGFEPDWDIDAGIIEVRDCLQNGVWPDPTDGRYKN is encoded by the coding sequence ATGAAAGTTTTGGTTCTTGGTGGCGCGGGCTATGTCGGCTCGGCTGTGGTCCGTGAGATGCTTAACCACGGGCACGAGGTCACCTGCTTCGACATGATGATGTTCGGCGCCGAGTCGATGATGCCCTGGCTGGGTCGACCCGACTTCAAGTTGGTCAAGGGCGATATCCGCAACGCCGAGGAAGTCGACGCCGCCACCGCCGGGCACAACGCGGTGATCCTGCTCGCGTCGATCGTCGGCGAGCCCGCCTGCAACCGCGACCCAGACAACACCCGCGCGACCAACGTGGGCGGCGCGGAAAACGCGCTCGCCGCCGCCAAGAAGCACGGCGTCAAGCACTTCATCTTCGCCTCGACCTGCAGCAACTACGGCGTCGCCGACACCGACGTGCCTGTTGCCGAGGACGGACGCCTCAACCCCATCAGCGTCTACAGCGAAACCAAGGTCGAGACCGAACAGCTCACCCTCGCCGCCGCCAGCGACACGCTGATCCCCACCGTGCTGCGTCTGTCGACCGCGTTCGGCGTCTCGGCGCGGATGCGTTTCGACCTGCTGGTCAGCGACTTCACCCTCGCCGGGCACAAGGACGGCAAGGTCGTGATCTTCGGCGAGCAGTTCTGGCGACCTTTCGTGCACATCAACGACATCGCCAAGTGCATGCGGATGGTCCTCGCCGCCCCGCGTGAAGCGGTCGACGGCGAAGTCTTCAACGTCGGCGCCAACCACAACAACACCCAGAAGCAGACCCTGGGCGAATCCGTGGCCAAGCACCTGCCCGGCACGGAGATCGAATTCGTCACCAAGAACGAAGACCCCCGCAGTTACCGCGTGGAGTTCGCCAAGGTCAAAGACAAGATCGGCTTCGAGCCCGACTGGGACATCGACGCCGGCATCATCGAGGTCCGCGACTGCCTGCAAAACGGCGTCTGGCCCGACCCGACCGACGGCCGGTACAAGAACTGA
- a CDS encoding sugar phosphate nucleotidyltransferase — protein sequence MRAIILAGGKGRRLEPYTISFPKPLVPVGDMPILEIVIRQLKASGFTHVTLAVGHLAELLMAYFGDGSKWGITIDYSREEKPLGTVGPLKLIDDLPERFLVMNGDVLTTLKYDQLFQQHQRSNADLTIACYRANTKIDLGVIEFDGRLEVTGYREKPVLPYDVSMGVYVFNRSVLETFEADDYMDLPTIVNNLVSGQGTVKVYLSDHEWLDIGRPDDYGRAIQRFEELRHEFLPEEQPVPQEQSAEARGLVK from the coding sequence ATGCGAGCCATCATCCTGGCCGGCGGCAAAGGCCGACGACTTGAGCCCTACACCATCAGCTTCCCCAAGCCGCTCGTGCCCGTGGGCGATATGCCCATCCTCGAGATCGTGATCCGCCAGCTCAAGGCCAGCGGCTTCACCCACGTCACCCTCGCCGTGGGCCACCTCGCCGAGCTGCTCATGGCCTACTTCGGCGACGGCTCGAAGTGGGGCATCACCATCGATTACTCCCGCGAAGAAAAGCCGCTGGGAACCGTCGGCCCGCTCAAGCTGATCGACGACCTGCCCGAGCGTTTCCTCGTGATGAACGGCGACGTCCTGACCACGCTCAAGTACGACCAGCTCTTCCAGCAGCACCAGCGTTCCAACGCCGACCTCACCATCGCCTGCTACCGGGCCAACACCAAGATCGACCTGGGCGTGATCGAGTTCGACGGCCGCCTCGAAGTCACCGGCTACCGCGAGAAGCCCGTCCTGCCCTACGACGTCTCGATGGGTGTCTACGTCTTCAACCGCAGCGTGCTCGAAACCTTCGAGGCGGATGACTACATGGACCTGCCGACCATCGTCAACAACCTGGTCAGCGGACAGGGCACCGTGAAGGTTTATCTGTCGGATCACGAATGGCTCGACATCGGCCGCCCCGATGACTACGGCCGCGCCATCCAGCGGTTTGAAGAGCTGCGTCACGAGTTCCTGCCCGAAGAACAGCCCGTGCCCCAAGAGCAATCCGCCGAGGCCCGTGGCCTGGTGAAGTAA
- a CDS encoding glycosyltransferase, translating to MKILQCHNLYQLAGGEDSVVNDERELLESQGHEVVQYTLHNDAVEDLSRVRLAAGTIWSRKSARELRELCRREKPDIAHFHNTLPLMSPSSYHAVRAEGVPAVQTLHNYRLLCPKATFFRDNQICEKCLDKKVKWPAIQHGCYRDSRSASAAVAAMLTIHGTMGTYENQIDAYIACSTFTRDKMIEGGYPADRIHYKPNFLAADPGMGSGNGGYAMYLGRLSPEKGIEVLVKAWDQLPNVPLRVVGKGPLQAQIESLNDRHDAVTYYDWVSFPQLGQLLGDAMFLVLPSMNYEGFPRVIVEAFAHGVPVVASNIGAMGRVIEDGANGRHVNYGDADDLARVIRELMDDPEQVQRLRQGARESYEQFYTAETNYQTMMSIYRKASEQFKQSPQHQAKTAASGQTQAVV from the coding sequence ATGAAGATTCTGCAATGCCATAATCTGTATCAACTCGCTGGCGGCGAAGACAGCGTCGTTAACGACGAGCGCGAGTTGCTTGAGAGTCAAGGCCACGAAGTTGTCCAGTACACCCTGCACAACGACGCGGTCGAAGACCTCTCGCGTGTGCGTCTGGCCGCCGGAACGATCTGGAGCCGTAAGTCGGCCCGCGAGCTCCGCGAGCTGTGCCGACGCGAAAAGCCCGACATCGCCCACTTCCACAACACCCTGCCGCTGATGTCGCCCTCGTCGTACCACGCGGTCCGGGCCGAGGGCGTGCCGGCCGTGCAGACCCTGCACAACTACCGCCTGCTCTGCCCCAAGGCGACGTTCTTCCGCGACAACCAGATCTGTGAGAAATGCCTGGACAAGAAGGTCAAGTGGCCGGCGATCCAGCACGGCTGCTACCGCGACAGCCGCTCCGCCAGCGCCGCCGTCGCCGCGATGCTCACGATCCACGGCACCATGGGCACCTACGAAAACCAGATCGATGCCTACATCGCCTGCTCGACCTTCACCCGCGACAAGATGATCGAGGGCGGCTACCCCGCCGACCGCATCCACTACAAGCCCAACTTCCTCGCCGCCGACCCCGGCATGGGGTCTGGCAACGGGGGATACGCGATGTACCTCGGTCGGCTCTCGCCGGAGAAGGGCATCGAGGTGCTCGTCAAAGCTTGGGATCAACTCCCTAACGTCCCGTTGCGTGTGGTCGGTAAGGGGCCGCTCCAAGCCCAGATCGAATCACTCAATGACCGCCACGACGCGGTGACCTACTACGACTGGGTCAGCTTTCCGCAACTGGGCCAACTCTTGGGCGACGCGATGTTCCTCGTGCTGCCCAGCATGAACTATGAAGGCTTCCCCCGCGTGATCGTCGAGGCCTTCGCCCACGGCGTGCCGGTGGTGGCGTCGAACATCGGCGCGATGGGCCGTGTCATCGAAGACGGAGCCAACGGGCGTCACGTGAACTACGGCGACGCCGACGACCTGGCCCGCGTGATCCGCGAACTGATGGACGATCCCGAGCAGGTCCAACGCCTCCGGCAAGGGGCCCGGGAATCGTACGAGCAGTTCTACACCGCCGAGACCAACTACCAAACCATGATGTCGATTTACCGCAAGGCCAGCGAGCAATTCAAACAGTCGCCGCAACACCAAGCTAAAACCGCAGCATCGGGGCAAACCCAAGCCGTCGTTTAA
- a CDS encoding YwaF family protein gives MSSTLAQNFAMFTPMHAATVAVCAVVIFGVIRLGLRAKRRGDATRVTRAVAWAGLFFWLVQMVYAFAFDWKPAHSWPLHICDLAGLLGPLALLTQARLLRTTVYFWAMGLAVWGIITPTLWKGPESVVFWLFWINHGGVILFAVYDVAVCGYRPTLKDWGWACVVSLAYVAIVVPLNLAHPGWNYGYLGDVAVGRKTPLDVLPAWPMRLLAIEILGAAMMLHAWLPWALVSKLSRKQMLNETTKTPSVSP, from the coding sequence TTGAGTTCAACACTCGCCCAAAACTTCGCGATGTTTACGCCGATGCACGCGGCGACGGTCGCGGTGTGCGCGGTGGTGATCTTTGGCGTGATCCGTTTGGGGCTGCGGGCCAAACGCCGGGGCGACGCGACCCGCGTCACACGCGCTGTGGCCTGGGCCGGCCTGTTCTTTTGGCTGGTTCAAATGGTCTATGCGTTTGCCTTCGATTGGAAACCCGCTCACAGCTGGCCGCTGCATATCTGTGACCTGGCAGGACTGCTTGGCCCGCTCGCTCTGCTGACCCAGGCCCGATTGCTCCGCACGACGGTGTACTTCTGGGCGATGGGTCTGGCGGTCTGGGGGATCATCACCCCTACGCTGTGGAAGGGCCCGGAGTCGGTGGTGTTCTGGCTGTTCTGGATCAACCACGGCGGGGTGATCCTGTTCGCGGTCTACGACGTCGCGGTCTGCGGCTACCGCCCCACCCTCAAGGATTGGGGCTGGGCCTGCGTGGTGTCGCTGGCGTATGTGGCGATCGTCGTCCCGCTGAACCTGGCCCACCCCGGCTGGAACTACGGCTACCTGGGCGACGTGGCGGTCGGACGTAAAACCCCGCTGGATGTTCTGCCCGCCTGGCCGATGCGGTTGCTGGCGATCGAGATCCTGGGCGCGGCGATGATGCTCCACGCCTGGCTGCCTTGGGCGCTCGTCAGCAAGTTGAGTCGCAAACAAATGTTGAACGAAACGACAAAAACCCCTAGCGTTTCCCCTTAA
- a CDS encoding Gfo/Idh/MocA family protein: MARSSATPKKIRMAFIGAGGIAKAHLDALQKFDNVQVVALADVSKKTLEARSEEYDIPGDALFTDFKKMLKAVQPDAVNICTPNGLHAPNAIASSKAGAHVIVEKPMGMTAAECKRMIAAAKAAKKKLVIGFQYRFDPKTEFLTRLRDDGVFGDIRFARVQALRRRGIPNWGVFGRKELQGGGPLIDIGVHVLEMCHFTMGSPKPVAAVGMTDTYLGNKPSNKIASAWAGWDHKTYTVEDLAVGHIRFENGAVIHLESSFAAHHEHRGKMDFQIMGTKGGAKWDSSEVFTDQNGHMMNLTPAWLPEKEGGFAGYFGLKLRNFVDHITKGTPSLAPAEHGLMVQQMLDAIYASADKGGKEVLIKG; the protein is encoded by the coding sequence ATGGCTCGCTCTTCCGCTACCCCCAAAAAAATCCGCATGGCGTTCATCGGCGCGGGCGGAATCGCCAAGGCGCACCTCGATGCGTTGCAGAAATTCGATAATGTCCAAGTCGTTGCGCTCGCCGACGTCAGCAAGAAGACGCTCGAGGCCCGCAGCGAGGAATACGACATCCCGGGCGATGCGCTGTTCACCGACTTCAAGAAGATGTTGAAGGCCGTTCAGCCCGACGCGGTGAATATCTGCACGCCGAACGGCCTTCACGCGCCCAACGCCATAGCGTCCAGCAAGGCCGGGGCCCACGTCATCGTTGAAAAACCGATGGGCATGACCGCCGCCGAGTGCAAGCGGATGATTGCCGCGGCCAAGGCGGCGAAGAAAAAACTCGTCATCGGGTTCCAGTACCGCTTCGACCCCAAGACCGAGTTCCTCACCCGGCTGCGCGACGACGGGGTGTTTGGCGACATCCGTTTCGCCCGGGTGCAGGCCCTGCGCCGCCGGGGCATCCCCAACTGGGGCGTGTTCGGCCGAAAGGAGCTGCAGGGCGGCGGCCCGCTGATCGACATCGGCGTGCACGTGCTGGAGATGTGCCACTTCACGATGGGCAGCCCCAAGCCCGTCGCCGCCGTGGGCATGACCGACACGTACCTGGGCAACAAGCCCTCGAACAAGATCGCCTCGGCGTGGGCCGGCTGGGACCACAAGACCTACACCGTGGAAGACCTGGCGGTGGGACACATCCGCTTCGAGAATGGCGCAGTGATCCACCTCGAATCCTCTTTCGCCGCCCACCACGAGCACCGCGGCAAGATGGACTTCCAGATCATGGGCACCAAGGGCGGGGCGAAGTGGGACTCCTCGGAAGTCTTCACCGACCAGAACGGCCACATGATGAACCTCACTCCTGCGTGGCTCCCCGAGAAGGAAGGCGGATTCGCGGGCTACTTCGGGCTGAAACTCCGCAACTTCGTCGACCACATCACCAAGGGCACCCCGTCGCTCGCCCCGGCCGAGCACGGCCTGATGGTCCAGCAGATGCTCGATGCGATCTACGCCTCGGCAGACAAAGGTGGCAAAGAAGTCTTGATCAAGGGGTGA
- a CDS encoding MotA/TolQ/ExbB proton channel family protein — translation MPATALAVLTLAVSPARAQDDPAPAAEGGASFFQAFFWSDDLLGLAIIWLLIIASFISLGLTLVFVMRYRRVNLLPDDTQSGIEKFLSAKQYREAIAFANNDPSYLGRITASALNEAGNGYAAMERALEESGDAEATRILRPIEILNVMGNIAPMLGLFGTVYGMIVAFQTLVDAGGGADPVELAAGISTALVTTFWGLVVAIPALASYAVVRNKIDAITAEGLVQAEQLIKPFRPSRKKRSSSDK, via the coding sequence ATGCCCGCCACCGCACTCGCGGTGTTGACGTTGGCCGTGAGCCCCGCTCGGGCGCAGGACGACCCCGCCCCCGCTGCTGAAGGCGGCGCGAGCTTCTTCCAGGCGTTCTTCTGGTCGGACGATCTGCTGGGCCTGGCGATCATTTGGCTGCTCATCATCGCGTCGTTCATCAGCCTCGGGCTGACGCTGGTGTTTGTGATGCGGTATCGCCGGGTGAACCTGCTGCCCGACGACACGCAGTCGGGCATCGAGAAGTTTCTCTCGGCCAAGCAGTACCGCGAAGCGATCGCCTTTGCGAACAACGACCCGAGCTACCTCGGCCGGATCACGGCTTCGGCGCTCAACGAGGCGGGCAACGGCTACGCCGCCATGGAACGCGCCCTGGAAGAGTCCGGCGACGCCGAGGCGACCCGCATCCTCCGGCCCATCGAGATCCTCAACGTCATGGGCAACATCGCCCCCATGCTCGGGCTGTTCGGCACGGTCTACGGCATGATCGTGGCCTTCCAGACGCTCGTGGATGCGGGCGGCGGGGCGGACCCGGTCGAGCTTGCCGCGGGTATCTCCACCGCGCTGGTCACGACGTTTTGGGGTTTGGTGGTGGCGATCCCCGCGTTGGCGTCGTACGCAGTGGTGCGGAACAAGATCGATGCGATCACGGCCGAGGGTTTGGTGCAGGCCGAGCAGTTGATCAAGCCCTTCCGCCCGTCGCGGAAGAAGCGTTCTTCTTCGGATAAATGA
- a CDS encoding ExbD/TolR family protein, with protein sequence MSKVVQRGAVAPSMNITPLIDVVFLLIIFFMLVNNIVSEETVDMVLPELEDPQTRELGDVDRIVINVAPEPFTRQGRAEFPLSHTGTASYIKIGTGSNSRFEITDIPGITEKLKQVKAQRPEVEALLRADGAIYYDVMEPVMDALSTAGIETVNLVAYMPSD encoded by the coding sequence ATGTCGAAAGTGGTCCAACGCGGCGCAGTTGCCCCGAGCATGAACATCACGCCGTTGATCGACGTGGTGTTTCTGTTGATCATTTTTTTCATGCTCGTGAACAACATCGTCTCGGAAGAAACCGTCGACATGGTGTTGCCCGAGCTCGAAGACCCGCAGACGCGCGAGTTGGGTGATGTGGATCGGATCGTGATCAACGTGGCGCCCGAGCCGTTCACCCGTCAGGGCCGGGCCGAGTTCCCGTTGAGCCACACCGGGACCGCGAGCTACATCAAGATCGGCACGGGCTCGAACTCCCGCTTCGAGATCACTGACATCCCCGGGATCACCGAGAAGCTCAAGCAGGTCAAGGCCCAGCGGCCGGAGGTCGAAGCGCTGCTGCGGGCCGACGGGGCGATCTACTACGACGTGATGGAGCCGGTGATGGATGCGCTCAGCACCGCCGGGATCGAGACCGTGAACCTGGTGGCCTACATGCCCAGCGACTGA
- a CDS encoding ExbD/TolR family protein: protein MADPHPVQPDSPHEATVHHRSTRQRRGRRPAMVGELNLTSMIDVIFQLLIFFVVTANFMIDEGVLSAKLPQGAGSPTASDELPREKITIRLMSDPSDDALVSIERGPVGSPIRYASFGELAADLDRLRYDPDGSRLDGIYEPDNPVLIEPQGTVRWQHVVNAFNAAISAKYTNVSFARSNQP from the coding sequence ATGGCTGACCCGCACCCCGTCCAACCCGACAGCCCCCACGAGGCGACCGTGCACCACCGCTCGACGCGGCAGCGCCGCGGGCGACGCCCCGCGATGGTCGGCGAGCTCAACCTCACGTCGATGATCGACGTCATCTTCCAACTGCTGATCTTCTTCGTTGTGACCGCCAACTTCATGATCGACGAGGGTGTGCTCAGTGCGAAGCTGCCGCAGGGGGCCGGCTCGCCCACGGCGTCGGATGAATTGCCCCGGGAGAAGATCACCATCCGCCTGATGTCGGACCCCAGCGACGATGCGCTGGTGAGCATCGAACGCGGCCCGGTGGGCAGCCCGATACGCTACGCCAGTTTCGGCGAACTCGCGGCGGACCTCGACCGTCTGAGATATGACCCCGACGGATCGCGCCTCGACGGGATCTACGAGCCCGACAACCCGGTGTTGATCGAGCCCCAAGGCACGGTGCGTTGGCAGCACGTGGTCAACGCGTTCAACGCCGCGATCTCGGCCAAGTACACCAATGTGAGTTTTGCACGGTCGAATCAGCCGTGA
- a CDS encoding aldo/keto reductase codes for MHTRNIPGTDLNVSLLGFGNFTFGVNWWGDFTDDEAVAIQNHAFDQGVTFYDTAPAYGNWRAESLMKPTLEYAGRDNIVLSTKFGYDLVTDPGEEGSHRERKQNFTPDNLRRELENSLKIMGVDCIDLYQAHNIKLEHYKPELFEELKKFKAEGKIKEWGIALGPAIGWREEGHLAFLEHNAAVVQTVANLYEQDLGREFGEIAAAKGRGGVIARVPTNSGMLDEEFKDEHHKFPDRDHRKFRDRAWMVYGLKKNAIIREIAGDLGMTVTQFALRWLAQQPAMVSIEPNILSTDDVDKYAVCCDGTELPEDVLAKVAELYADDFGLGEEAHPCDHKSSTAEGGAVRSQYVAPALA; via the coding sequence ATGCACACCCGCAACATCCCCGGCACCGACCTCAACGTCTCGCTCCTCGGCTTCGGCAACTTCACGTTCGGCGTGAACTGGTGGGGCGACTTCACCGACGACGAAGCGGTCGCCATCCAGAACCACGCCTTCGACCAGGGCGTGACCTTCTACGACACCGCCCCGGCCTACGGCAACTGGCGAGCCGAGTCGCTGATGAAGCCGACGCTTGAATACGCCGGCCGGGACAACATCGTCCTCTCCACCAAGTTCGGCTACGACCTGGTGACCGACCCCGGCGAAGAAGGCTCGCACCGCGAACGCAAGCAGAACTTCACCCCCGACAACCTCCGTCGGGAACTTGAGAACTCGCTCAAGATCATGGGCGTGGACTGCATCGATCTGTATCAGGCCCACAACATCAAGCTCGAGCACTACAAGCCCGAGCTGTTCGAAGAGCTGAAGAAGTTCAAGGCCGAGGGCAAGATCAAGGAATGGGGCATCGCGCTAGGCCCGGCCATCGGTTGGCGTGAAGAAGGACACCTCGCATTCCTCGAACACAACGCCGCGGTGGTGCAGACCGTGGCGAACCTGTACGAGCAGGACCTCGGCCGTGAGTTCGGCGAGATCGCGGCGGCCAAGGGACGCGGCGGTGTGATCGCCCGTGTCCCGACCAACTCGGGCATGCTCGACGAGGAGTTCAAGGACGAGCACCACAAGTTCCCCGACCGCGACCACCGCAAATTCCGCGACCGCGCCTGGATGGTCTACGGCCTCAAGAAAAACGCCATCATCCGCGAAATCGCCGGCGACCTGGGCATGACCGTCACGCAGTTTGCCCTGCGTTGGCTCGCCCAGCAGCCCGCGATGGTCAGCATCGAGCCCAACATCCTCAGCACCGATGACGTGGACAAGTACGCCGTTTGCTGCGACGGCACCGAGCTGCCCGAGGATGTCTTGGCCAAGGTCGCCGAGCTCTACGCCGATGATTTCGGCCTGGGTGAGGAAGCCCACCCCTGCGACCACAAGAGCAGCACCGCCGAGGGCGGGGCGGTCCGCAGCCAATACGTCGCCCCGGCGCTGGCCTGA
- a CDS encoding vanadium-dependent haloperoxidase, with amino-acid sequence MTAALLAAPATVTVGQDVVLDWNSLASGVLVDNESLQNPGMASRSMAMMNLAIYDSMAMTGGWMDATAFYNYSGIDAGLISGASSEAAAAQAAYTVLSGIYGDQQTTLDTGLATTLAGISDGAAKTSGVALGTQIGQAILAKRSNDGYDTSVQYTPTYEIGHWQPDPVNPDQEAWGPAWGEVDTFALNSVNPFLPDAMPALSSQEYADAYNEVKALGSVDSATRTDEQTEIGVFWAYDRVGMGTPMTLFNDVLQTIAVQEGNTTAENAQLFAKATVAMADAGIVAWNSKFEYDFWRPVTGIRDGDIDGNAMTEGVSDWTPLGAPDGESLTGFTPPFPTYLSGHATFGGALFGALQEFYGTDDITFSLTSAELEALLADQELAELYGLGDLDDAERTFTSLSEAMAENGRSRVYLGIHWNFDDIEGQLTGQQIAQAMFANPFTAGAVPEPTAALALSALGLVLHLPARRRRTH; translated from the coding sequence ATGACGGCGGCGTTGTTGGCCGCTCCCGCCACGGTCACGGTCGGCCAGGATGTGGTTCTGGATTGGAACTCGCTGGCCAGCGGCGTGCTGGTCGATAACGAATCGCTGCAGAACCCCGGGATGGCCTCACGTTCGATGGCCATGATGAACCTGGCGATCTACGACAGCATGGCGATGACCGGCGGTTGGATGGACGCTACCGCGTTCTACAACTACAGCGGGATCGACGCCGGCTTGATTTCGGGTGCGTCCAGCGAAGCCGCCGCGGCCCAGGCCGCTTACACCGTGCTGAGCGGGATCTACGGCGATCAACAAACCACCCTCGACACGGGGCTGGCCACGACCCTCGCCGGCATCTCCGACGGCGCCGCCAAGACCTCGGGCGTCGCTCTCGGGACGCAGATCGGCCAGGCCATCCTCGCCAAGCGCTCCAACGACGGCTACGACACCAGCGTCCAATACACCCCGACCTACGAGATCGGCCACTGGCAGCCCGATCCGGTGAACCCCGACCAGGAAGCCTGGGGCCCGGCCTGGGGCGAGGTGGATACGTTCGCCCTGAACTCGGTCAACCCGTTCCTCCCCGACGCGATGCCCGCGCTGTCGAGCCAGGAATATGCCGACGCCTACAACGAAGTGAAAGCCCTCGGCTCGGTCGACAGCGCAACCCGCACCGACGAGCAAACCGAGATCGGTGTGTTCTGGGCCTACGACCGCGTGGGCATGGGCACGCCGATGACGCTATTCAACGATGTGCTGCAGACCATCGCGGTGCAGGAAGGCAACACCACCGCAGAAAACGCTCAGCTGTTTGCCAAGGCGACCGTGGCGATGGCCGACGCCGGCATCGTCGCGTGGAACTCAAAATTTGAGTACGACTTCTGGCGGCCGGTCACCGGCATCCGTGACGGCGACATCGACGGCAACGCGATGACCGAAGGCGTGTCCGACTGGACGCCGCTGGGCGCGCCCGACGGCGAAAGCCTGACCGGCTTCACCCCGCCGTTCCCCACCTACCTCTCCGGCCACGCCACCTTCGGCGGCGCACTCTTCGGGGCGCTCCAAGAGTTCTACGGCACCGACGACATCACCTTCAGTCTCACCTCGGCTGAGTTGGAGGCGTTGCTGGCGGACCAAGAGCTCGCGGAGCTGTACGGCCTCGGCGATTTGGACGACGCGGAACGCACGTTCACCTCGCTCAGCGAAGCCATGGCCGAGAACGGCCGCAGCCGGGTCTACCTGGGCATCCACTGGAACTTCGACGACATCGAGGGCCAACTCACCGGCCAACAGATCGCCCAGGCGATGTTCGCCAACCCCTTCACCGCAGGCGCGGTCCCGGAACCCACCGCGGCGCTGGCCCTTTCGGCGTTGGGTCTGGTGCTTCACCTGCCCGCCCGGCGTCGCCGAACCCACTAA